The Ranitomeya imitator isolate aRanImi1 chromosome 6, aRanImi1.pri, whole genome shotgun sequence genome window below encodes:
- the LOC138643415 gene encoding protein FAM200C-like, with amino-acid sequence MAKRKKDEEYRTFQQEWTDEFAFVERAGSPVCLICNDKIASMKRSNIKRHFDTRHASFASKYPAGDSRKKACQELLCKVQASQQQLGVWTQQGDLNSASFVGALAIVRNGKPFTDGEYAKTFMLDVANELFDDFPDKAKIIKRIKDMPLSARTVHDRAIMMANQIEASQVKDINTALFFSLALDESTDVSHISQFSIIARYAVGDTLHEESLAVLPLKGTTRGDDLFKSFTEFTKEKNLPMHKLISVCTDGAPSMVGKNKGFVALLREHEKRPILSFHCILHQEALCAQMFGEQLGEVMSLVIQVVNFIVARALNDLQFKTLLDEVGNNYPGLLLHSNVRWLSRGKVLSRFAACLSEIRTFLEMKNVDHPELSNTEWLLKFFYLVDMTEHLNQLNVKMQGVGNTVLSLQQAVFAFENKLELFIADIETGRLIHFEKLGEFKDACTANDPAQHLDIQQLAGFTSNLLQSFKARFGEFREHTRLFKFITHPHECALDSTDLSYIPGVSIRDFELQAADLKASDMWVNKFKSLNEDLEKLARQQAELASKHKWREMKQLQHADQLIVKTWNALPVTYQTLQRVGIAVLTMFGSTYACEQSFSHLKHIKTNIRSRLTDGSLNACMKLNLTTYEPDYKAISKSMQHQKSH; translated from the coding sequence ATGGCTAAAAGAAAGAAGGATGAGGAGTATCGTACTTTTCAGCAGGAGTGGACAGACGAATTTGCCTTTGTGGAGAGAGCAGGTTCACCAGTTTGTCTTATATGCAATGATAAAATTGCATCCATGAAGCGGTCAAATATAAAGCGCCACTTTGACACACGCCATGCTTCATTTGCATCGAAATATCCTGCAGGGGACAGCAGGAAGAAAGCCTGTCAAGAGCTGCTGTGCAAAGTGCAAGCTAGTCAGCAGCAACTTGGAGTTTGGACCCAACAAGGTGACTTAAATTCGGCTAGCTTTGTTGGTGCTTTGGCAATTGTCAGAAACGGAAAACCATTCACAGATGGGGAGTATGCCAAAACATTTATGCTTGATGTTgccaatgaactttttgatgattttccggATAAAGCCAAGATTATCAAACGGATAAAAGACATGCCTCTGTCAGCAAGAACAGTTCATGACCGTGCCATCATGATGGCAAATCAGATTGAGGCATCCCAAGTGAAGGACATAAATACAGCTCTGTTCTTTTCTCTTGCTTTGGATGAATCAACTGACGTAAGCCATATATCTCAGTTCAGCATCATTGCAAGGTATGCTGTCGGTGACACGTTACATGAGGAAAGTCTTGCTGTTTTGCCTCTGAAAGGGACAACAAGAGGGGATGATTTGTTCAAGTCATTCACTGAGTTCACTAAAGAAAAAaatctaccaatgcataaacttaTTTCAGTGTGTACTGATGGTGCTCCAAGCATGGTAGGAAAAAACAAAGGATTTGTAGCGCTTCTTCGTGAACATGAAAAAAGACCTATCCTTAGTTTTCACTGCATCCTACATCAGGAGGCACTTTGTGCTCAGATGTTTGGTGAGCAGCTTGGTGAGGTGATGTCACTTGTCATTCAGGTGGTCAACTTTATTGTTGCCCGTGCTTTAAATGATCTCCAGTTTAAAACACTCCTGGATGAAGTTGGGAATAATTATCCtggtctgcttctgcacagcaacgtGCGCTGGCTGTCAAGAGGGAAGGTGCTCAGCCGTTTCGCAGCTTGTCTGAGTGAAATACGAACTTTTCTTGAAATGAAAAACGTTGACCATCCTGAGTTGTCCAACACTGAGTGGCTCCTGAAGTTCTTCTATCTTGTAGATATGACTGAACATCTGAACCAGCTCAATGTGAAAATGCAAGGCGTTGGTAATACAGTTTTATCGCTTCAACAAGCTGTGTTTGCATTTGAAAATAAGCTGGAACTGTTTATCGCAGACATTGAAACAGGTCGTTTAATACACTTTGAAAAACTGGGAGAGTTTAAAGATGCATGCACAGCAAATGACCCTGCACAACATCTTGATATTCAGCAGCTAGCAGGCTTTACATCCAATCTCCTGCAATCATTCAAAGCGCGCTTTGGAGAATTTCGTGAGCACACTCGTCTTTTTAAGTTCATCACTCATCCACATGAGTGTGCACTGGACAGCACTGACCTGAGTTATATCCCTGGTGTCTCCATCAGAGATTTTGAGCTACAAGCTGCTGACCTGAAGGCTTCAGACATGTGGGTGAATAAGTTTAAATCACTTAATGAAGATTTGGAAAAACTTGCACGACAGCAAGCGGAGTTGGCAAGCAAACACAAGTGGAGAGAAATGAAACAACTCCAACATGCAGACCAGCTGATTGTCAAAACTTGGAATGCACTTCCTGTCACATACCAAACACTGCAGCGTGTGGGTATTGCTGTACTGACAATGTTTGGCTCTACCTATGCATGCGAGCAGTCTTTCTCACATCTAAAGCACATCAAGACTAACATACGTTCACGTTTAACGGATGGAAGTCTCAACGCCTGCATGAAGCTAAACCTCACCACGTATGAACCAGATTACAAAGCCATCAGCAAATCCATGCAGCACCAGAAGTCACATTAA